A region from the Amycolatopsis camponoti genome encodes:
- a CDS encoding WhiB family transcriptional regulator translates to MADTRRLPGPNADMWDWQLEGSCRGMDSASFFHPDGERGPARARREARAKAVCLSCPVLEMCRSHALAVHEPYGIWGGLSESEREHLIKSDKRALSMSGG, encoded by the coding sequence ATGGCAGACACGCGCAGGCTCCCAGGACCCAACGCCGACATGTGGGACTGGCAGCTCGAAGGGTCGTGCCGGGGGATGGACAGCGCGTCCTTCTTTCACCCGGACGGCGAGCGCGGCCCGGCGCGGGCACGGCGGGAGGCCAGGGCGAAGGCGGTCTGCCTGAGCTGCCCCGTCCTGGAGATGTGCCGCAGCCACGCGCTGGCCGTGCACGAGCCCTACGGCATCTGGGGCGGGCTCTCGGAGTCCGAGCGGGAGCACCTCATCAAGTCCGACAAACGCGCGCTCAGCATGTCCGGCGGCTGA
- a CDS encoding MerR family transcriptional regulator, whose translation MGAGSGTEEPTLPVASVARRLGVAPSTLRTWDRRYGLGPSRHTDGRHRRYGSSDIGRLELMQRALLSGASTAEAARYALEQMPRSGPPQPEEPEDPPGVSGADDGLEVRSRLARRLSTAALAMDVGAVQRMLADTIAELGVLPAWTGVVEPVLSALGARWRGASAGAEVEYLLAECVFAALVRATPVLDEPRNTRPVLLGCVPEERDSMPMYALAASLAGRRIGAQLFGVPLPAEVLAVAVRRSAPAAVVLWAHRRGVADTRLFARVSRGRQRSRLFACGPGWDPAGLPDKVELLTDLPGAADRLEHVLVGGRG comes from the coding sequence GTGGGAGCTGGGTCGGGTACCGAAGAACCCACCCTGCCGGTGGCCTCGGTCGCCCGCCGGCTCGGGGTCGCGCCGTCCACCCTCCGAACCTGGGACCGCCGCTACGGGCTGGGTCCCAGCCGGCACACCGACGGCCGTCACCGCCGCTACGGCAGCTCCGACATCGGCCGCCTCGAACTGATGCAGCGAGCGTTGCTGAGCGGCGCGTCGACGGCCGAGGCCGCGCGCTACGCCCTCGAGCAGATGCCGCGCTCCGGGCCGCCCCAGCCGGAGGAGCCCGAGGACCCTCCGGGGGTGTCCGGCGCCGACGACGGACTCGAGGTCCGTTCCCGACTGGCCCGCCGCCTGAGCACGGCGGCGCTGGCGATGGACGTGGGCGCGGTCCAGCGGATGCTCGCGGACACGATCGCCGAGCTGGGCGTCCTCCCGGCGTGGACGGGCGTGGTCGAGCCGGTGCTGTCGGCCCTGGGAGCCCGCTGGCGCGGCGCGAGCGCGGGCGCGGAGGTCGAGTACCTGCTGGCGGAGTGCGTGTTCGCGGCGCTGGTCCGCGCGACCCCGGTGCTGGACGAGCCCCGCAACACGCGCCCGGTGCTGCTGGGCTGCGTCCCGGAGGAGCGCGACTCGATGCCGATGTACGCACTGGCGGCGTCCCTGGCCGGCCGCCGCATCGGGGCGCAGCTGTTCGGGGTGCCGTTGCCGGCGGAGGTGCTGGCGGTGGCGGTCCGCCGCAGCGCGCCGGCGGCGGTGGTCCTGTGGGCCCACCGCCGCGGGGTGGCGGACACGCGGCTGTTCGCGAGGGTGTCCCGGGGCAGGCAGCGGAGCCGGCTGTTCGCGTGCGGGCCCGGATGGGACCCGGCGGGGCTGCCGGACAAGGTGGAGCTGCTGACCGACCTACCGGGCGCGGCAGACCGGCTCGAGCACGTCCTGGTGGGCGGACGGGGGTAG
- a CDS encoding response regulator transcription factor: MTTVLICDDRRSVREGLTRVMSAVPGVSRIDCVAHGDELLARYSRQPVDVVLVGTQRAVPTGVEATRRLVSANPQANVIVFGAPDDAGSIAAAIAGGARGYLRWDASRPELVAALAHTLASTSVPAPRQPSDPGVQLTERELQVLRGMSQGKSNGQIGRELYLSEDTVKTHARRLFRKLGVRDRAQAVAHGFRRGLVS; encoded by the coding sequence GTGACGACGGTCTTGATCTGCGACGACCGACGCAGTGTCCGTGAAGGGCTCACCCGAGTGATGTCCGCGGTCCCTGGGGTCAGTCGCATCGACTGCGTAGCGCACGGTGACGAGCTGCTGGCCCGGTACTCCCGTCAGCCCGTCGACGTCGTGCTGGTCGGAACGCAACGCGCGGTCCCGACAGGTGTCGAAGCCACTCGACGGCTCGTCTCCGCCAACCCCCAGGCGAACGTCATCGTCTTCGGTGCCCCCGACGACGCGGGCAGCATCGCCGCGGCGATCGCCGGCGGTGCCCGTGGCTACCTCCGCTGGGACGCGTCCCGGCCGGAGCTGGTCGCCGCACTGGCCCACACCCTGGCGAGCACCTCGGTGCCCGCGCCCCGTCAGCCGTCCGACCCGGGCGTCCAGCTGACCGAGCGCGAGCTTCAGGTGCTCCGCGGGATGAGCCAGGGCAAGAGCAACGGCCAGATCGGCCGCGAGCTCTACCTGTCCGAGGACACGGTGAAGACCCACGCCCGGCGGCTGTTCCGCAAGCTCGGCGTGCGCGACCGCGCGCAGGCCGTGGCGCACGGCTTCCGTCGCGGCCTGGTCAGCTGA
- a CDS encoding sigma-70 family RNA polymerase sigma factor — MANVGDGLDEPVAAAVEGDPQAVERLLAAIRPLVVRYCRARVGRQERSFASADDVAQEVCLAVLTALPSYRDQGRPFLAFVYGIAQHKVADAHRAAARNRAEPVAEIPDEVEGGVGPEQRALQGELNERMSQLLQVLPDKQREIVVLRVVVGLSAEETADAVGSTPGAVRVAQHRALARLRKVLAAEEVI, encoded by the coding sequence ATGGCCAATGTGGGGGATGGACTGGATGAACCGGTCGCCGCTGCTGTCGAGGGAGATCCCCAGGCAGTGGAGCGGCTGCTGGCTGCTATCCGTCCACTGGTAGTGCGGTATTGCCGCGCCCGGGTTGGCAGGCAGGAGCGATCTTTCGCTTCGGCGGACGACGTTGCGCAGGAGGTGTGTCTCGCGGTGCTAACGGCATTGCCTTCGTACCGCGATCAAGGCCGTCCGTTCCTGGCCTTCGTCTACGGGATCGCCCAGCACAAGGTGGCCGACGCGCATCGCGCCGCGGCGCGCAACCGGGCCGAGCCGGTGGCCGAGATCCCCGACGAAGTCGAGGGCGGGGTCGGTCCCGAGCAGCGGGCGCTGCAAGGTGAGCTGAACGAGCGGATGTCCCAGTTGTTGCAGGTGCTGCCGGACAAGCAGCGGGAGATCGTGGTGTTGCGCGTGGTCGTGGGCCTGTCGGCGGAGGAGACCGCGGATGCGGTCGGCTCCACGCCCGGTGCCGTCCGCGTCGCCCAGCACCGCGCCCTCGCGCGGCTGAGAAAGGTCCTGGCCGCGGAGGAGGTGATCTGA
- a CDS encoding anti-sigma-D factor RsdA: MTGHEKGYEPDDVFGNGLSSSEAEFAADLSAVQADDALLDALGGSDPALADGLGDQELNALLVAWRRDIDSEPLAELVDVDTAVRTVTTASLAKQHASSGRRRRLLVPVAVAAAVLAIAFTGTGLAARSAEPGDTLWGLAKVLYSDHTRSVEAAANAKVDLEKANLAIAGGNLDAAREALDAAQAALSQVSDEDNRDQLMEQHRQLAAQLQNPEAPVQGPTQTTPTLVPPGASSTQVPPAGSATSIPGSGSGTTSLPGTGTPTPTPPPPPTTTPPPPTTEPPPSTTAASGNDPGTNTGRSESSVGGQSSGGE, translated from the coding sequence GTGACCGGTCACGAGAAGGGCTACGAGCCCGATGACGTGTTCGGCAATGGCTTGTCGTCTTCGGAGGCGGAGTTCGCCGCCGACCTGTCGGCGGTCCAAGCGGACGATGCTCTGCTCGACGCGCTCGGCGGGTCCGATCCGGCGCTGGCCGACGGCCTCGGCGATCAGGAGCTCAACGCGTTGCTGGTCGCGTGGCGAAGAGACATCGACAGTGAGCCTCTGGCCGAACTGGTCGACGTCGACACCGCTGTGCGGACCGTCACCACCGCGAGTCTCGCGAAGCAACACGCTTCGAGCGGACGCCGCCGCAGGCTGCTCGTCCCGGTCGCCGTCGCCGCCGCTGTGCTGGCGATCGCGTTCACCGGCACCGGGCTGGCCGCGCGCTCCGCAGAACCCGGCGACACCCTGTGGGGCCTCGCGAAGGTCCTGTACTCCGATCACACCCGCTCGGTCGAGGCGGCCGCGAACGCGAAGGTCGACCTCGAGAAGGCGAACCTCGCCATCGCCGGCGGCAACCTCGACGCCGCCCGCGAAGCCCTCGACGCCGCGCAGGCCGCCCTGTCGCAGGTCAGCGACGAGGACAACCGCGACCAGCTGATGGAGCAGCACCGGCAGCTCGCCGCGCAGCTCCAGAACCCGGAAGCGCCGGTCCAGGGCCCGACCCAGACGACTCCGACGCTGGTGCCGCCCGGTGCCTCGTCGACGCAGGTGCCGCCGGCCGGCTCGGCGACGTCCATCCCGGGCAGCGGCAGCGGTACCACCAGCCTGCCGGGCACCGGGACGCCGACCCCGACGCCCCCGCCGCCGCCGACCACCACGCCGCCGCCGCCGACCACCGAGCCGCCGCCGAGCACCACGGCCGCGAGTGGCAACGACCCCGGCACGAACACGGGCCGCAGCGAGTCCTCCGTCGGCGGCCAGAGCTCCGGCGGCGAGTAA
- a CDS encoding DUF5319 domain-containing protein, with product MQAVAHDVLPPDPFADDPDDPARAFLVDEDRLDEPISDSERTELLADLSDLAVYQALLEPRGVRGIVVDCGECDEPHYHDWHLLRASLEQLLADGRMRPHEPAYDPNPGDYVSWDYCRGFADGVTANESAY from the coding sequence GTGCAGGCCGTGGCGCATGATGTCCTGCCTCCAGACCCGTTCGCGGACGACCCGGACGACCCGGCCCGGGCGTTCCTCGTCGACGAGGACCGGCTGGACGAGCCGATCAGCGACTCCGAACGCACGGAGCTGCTGGCCGACCTCTCCGATCTGGCCGTCTACCAGGCGCTCCTCGAGCCCCGCGGGGTCCGCGGGATCGTCGTCGACTGCGGCGAGTGCGACGAACCGCACTACCACGACTGGCACCTGCTGCGGGCCAGCCTGGAGCAGCTGCTGGCCGACGGGCGGATGCGCCCGCACGAGCCGGCCTACGACCCGAACCCGGGCGACTACGTGAGCTGGGACTACTGCCGGGGCTTCGCCGACGGCGTAACGGCCAACGAAAGCGCCTACTGA
- the guaB gene encoding IMP dehydrogenase: protein MTSDGITAPMPAKFAMLGLTFDDVLLLPAESDVVPSAVDTGTRLTRNITLGIPLVSAAMDTVTEARMAIAMARQGGIGVLQRNLPIDEQAAAVEVVKRSEAGMVTDPVTCSPDATLAEVDALCAKFRISGVPVADASGALVGIITNRDMRFEVDHSRPVSEVMTKAPLVTAQVGVSADAALGLLRRHKIEKLPIVDGAGKLRGLITVKDFVKTEQYPKATKDPDGRLIVGAAVGVGPDGHKRAMALADAGVDVLMVDTAHGHSRAVVDTVSLLKKELGDAVDIVGGNVATRAGAQALVDAGADGVKVGVGPGSICTTRIVAGVGVPQISAIYEADQACRPAGVPVIGDGGIQYSGDIAKAIASGASTVMLGSLLAGTAESPGDLILVNGKQFKVYRGMGSLGAMQSRGQAKSYSKDRYAQDDVLSEDKLVPEGIEGRIPFRGPLANVVHQLVGGLRSGMGYAGANTIAELQEAQLVRITAAGLKESHPHDITMTVEAPNYTTR, encoded by the coding sequence ATGACCAGCGACGGCATCACCGCCCCCATGCCGGCCAAGTTCGCCATGCTCGGCCTGACCTTCGACGACGTGCTGCTGCTGCCTGCCGAATCCGACGTCGTGCCCAGCGCGGTGGACACCGGCACGCGGCTGACCCGGAACATCACCCTCGGCATCCCGCTGGTCTCCGCCGCGATGGACACCGTCACCGAGGCCCGGATGGCCATCGCCATGGCCCGCCAGGGCGGCATCGGCGTGCTCCAGCGCAACCTGCCGATCGACGAGCAGGCCGCCGCCGTCGAGGTCGTGAAGCGGTCCGAGGCGGGCATGGTCACCGACCCGGTCACCTGCTCGCCCGACGCGACGCTGGCCGAGGTCGACGCGCTGTGCGCGAAGTTCCGCATCTCCGGGGTGCCGGTGGCCGACGCGTCCGGCGCGCTGGTGGGCATCATCACCAACCGCGACATGCGGTTCGAGGTGGACCACAGCCGCCCGGTGTCCGAGGTGATGACGAAGGCGCCGCTGGTCACCGCCCAGGTCGGCGTGTCCGCGGACGCCGCGCTCGGCCTGCTGCGCCGGCACAAGATCGAGAAGCTCCCGATCGTCGACGGCGCGGGCAAGCTGCGCGGGCTGATCACCGTCAAGGACTTCGTGAAGACCGAGCAGTACCCGAAGGCGACGAAGGACCCGGACGGCCGCCTGATCGTCGGCGCCGCGGTCGGCGTCGGCCCGGACGGCCACAAGCGCGCGATGGCGCTGGCCGACGCGGGCGTCGACGTCCTGATGGTCGACACCGCGCACGGGCACTCCCGGGCGGTCGTCGACACGGTGAGCCTGCTGAAGAAGGAGCTGGGCGACGCGGTCGACATCGTCGGCGGCAACGTCGCGACCCGCGCGGGCGCGCAGGCGCTGGTCGACGCGGGCGCGGACGGCGTCAAGGTCGGCGTCGGCCCGGGCTCGATCTGCACCACCCGGATCGTCGCGGGCGTCGGCGTCCCCCAGATCTCCGCGATCTACGAGGCCGACCAGGCGTGCCGCCCGGCGGGCGTCCCGGTGATCGGCGACGGCGGCATCCAGTACTCCGGCGACATCGCGAAGGCGATCGCGTCCGGCGCGTCGACGGTGATGCTGGGCAGCCTGCTGGCCGGCACCGCCGAGTCGCCCGGCGACCTGATCCTGGTCAACGGCAAGCAGTTCAAGGTCTACCGCGGCATGGGCTCGCTCGGCGCGATGCAGTCGCGGGGCCAGGCGAAGTCGTACTCCAAGGACCGCTACGCCCAGGACGACGTGCTGAGCGAGGACAAGCTGGTCCCCGAAGGCATCGAAGGCCGCATCCCGTTCCGCGGGCCGCTGGCCAACGTCGTGCACCAGCTCGTCGGCGGCCTGCGCTCGGGCATGGGCTACGCCGGCGCGAACACGATCGCCGAGCTGCAGGAAGCCCAGCTGGTCCGGATCACCGCGGCCGGCCTCAAGGAGAGCCACCCGCACGACATCACGATGACCGTCGAGGCCCCGAACTACACGACGCGTTAG
- a CDS encoding DUF3574 domain-containing protein: MRNRVRTLFLTHDRWRGGSGTIVREHTHVVVLLYPFADREAEREIEGLRADYEKQFQQESVLRSDSVAKVSF; this comes from the coding sequence GTGAGAAACAGGGTTAGAACACTGTTTCTCACTCACGACCGGTGGCGCGGCGGGTCCGGGACGATCGTGCGCGAGCACACCCATGTGGTCGTACTGCTCTACCCGTTCGCCGACCGCGAGGCCGAGCGGGAGATCGAAGGCCTGCGCGCCGACTACGAAAAGCAGTTCCAGCAGGAGTCGGTACTGCGTTCGGACTCAGTGGCGAAGGTCTCCTTCTGA